From the Marinomonas sp. THO17 genome, one window contains:
- a CDS encoding penicillin-binding protein 2, translating to MKTLESSQYIGKWRLRFVYGMALILFVVAAGRLFYLTVVDKAFLQNQGEIRAVRTESIPATRGMILDRRGEPLAVSTPTWTIIANPKALWRMPSDPTVGVGPEQEIKRLAEVMGVGRAWLQEKFEANKNRSFMYLRRQIPPQEADAIMAAKVLGVSKMKEYKRFYPAGEVASHVVGFTNIDDKGQEGIELAYDAALQGQPGERRYLKDLSGNIIHGIGDEIHERPGENIELSIDLRLQYLAYRELKAAVTEHRATSASAVILDVKTGEILAMVNQPSYNPNDRSALEYEELRNRAVIDLFEPGSTMKPFTISAALMSGQYSTESIIDTSPGYMRFGRFTIRDAANYGAIDFEKLLIKSSNVGASKVALSLSQDAVWNMDYELGIGSPVGIGFPGEATGVLPSHPKWHPAEVAALSYGYGLSVSTLQLAQAYMALANHGYRVPVTIFKQDIPAEGKQVIPSQVAGDVVKMMEAVVQRGSGKAAQIPGYRVAGKTGTVHKVGSKGYEYDQYIALFAGVAPASNPRLAMVVMVNDPKGREYYGGEVAAPVFSRVMEGALTTLNIYPDMPEGLREVRLQTKKLPYQVAQGG from the coding sequence ATGAAAACGTTAGAGAGTTCTCAATATATCGGTAAATGGCGCCTACGCTTTGTGTATGGAATGGCCCTCATTTTGTTTGTCGTGGCTGCTGGGCGTTTGTTTTATCTAACAGTGGTAGACAAAGCTTTTTTACAGAATCAGGGCGAGATTCGTGCTGTCCGAACTGAATCCATTCCTGCTACTCGAGGTATGATTTTGGACCGTCGTGGTGAGCCCTTGGCAGTTAGTACACCAACTTGGACTATTATTGCCAACCCTAAGGCCTTGTGGAGAATGCCGAGTGACCCTACCGTTGGAGTGGGCCCTGAGCAAGAGATCAAACGCTTGGCGGAAGTTATGGGGGTGGGGCGAGCATGGTTGCAAGAAAAGTTTGAGGCGAATAAAAATCGCTCCTTCATGTATTTACGTCGGCAAATACCACCACAAGAAGCCGATGCCATTATGGCGGCAAAGGTGTTAGGTGTTAGTAAGATGAAAGAGTACAAGCGCTTTTATCCAGCAGGTGAAGTGGCTTCTCATGTAGTGGGTTTTACTAATATAGACGATAAAGGGCAAGAAGGTATTGAACTGGCTTATGATGCTGCTTTGCAAGGACAGCCGGGTGAACGTCGTTATTTAAAAGATTTGTCGGGTAATATTATTCATGGTATCGGCGATGAAATACACGAGCGTCCTGGTGAAAATATTGAGTTAAGTATTGATCTGAGATTGCAATATCTGGCTTATCGAGAACTTAAGGCCGCAGTGACTGAGCATAGGGCGACATCCGCATCAGCAGTGATTTTGGATGTGAAAACAGGTGAGATTTTGGCCATGGTTAATCAGCCATCCTATAATCCAAATGATCGTTCTGCACTAGAATATGAAGAATTGCGTAATCGTGCTGTTATTGATTTGTTTGAACCTGGATCGACCATGAAGCCCTTTACCATTTCTGCAGCCTTGATGTCGGGGCAATATTCTACAGAATCTATTATTGATACCTCGCCTGGTTATATGCGCTTTGGTCGCTTCACCATTCGAGATGCAGCCAACTACGGCGCCATAGATTTTGAAAAACTGCTGATTAAATCCAGTAACGTGGGAGCTTCTAAAGTTGCTTTATCCCTATCGCAAGATGCGGTTTGGAATATGGATTATGAACTTGGTATTGGTTCGCCAGTTGGCATTGGTTTCCCTGGTGAGGCTACAGGTGTTTTGCCGTCCCATCCTAAGTGGCATCCAGCTGAAGTTGCTGCTTTATCTTATGGGTACGGTTTGTCTGTTTCCACACTTCAGCTTGCGCAAGCTTATATGGCCTTAGCTAATCATGGTTATCGTGTACCTGTCACCATTTTTAAGCAAGATATACCAGCCGAAGGAAAGCAGGTGATACCCAGCCAGGTTGCTGGTGATGTGGTGAAAATGATGGAAGCGGTTGTGCAACGAGGCTCAGGTAAAGCGGCACAAATTCCAGGCTATCGTGTGGCGGGTAAAACAGGCACGGTACACAAAGTTGGTTCAAAGGGTTATGAATACGATCAATACATTGCCTTGTTCGCCGGTGTTGCGCCGGCGTCAAATCCAAGATTGGCCATGGTAGTGATGGTAAATGATCCAAAAGGTCGTGAGTATTATGGTGGAGAAGTGGCGGCGCCAGTTTTTTCACGTGTGATGGAAGGTGCGCTCACCACCTTAAATATTTACCCAGATATGCCAGAAGGATTGCGGGAAGTAAGATTACAAACGAAAAAGCTTCCATATCAGGTGGCGCAAGGAGGCTAG
- the mraZ gene encoding division/cell wall cluster transcriptional repressor MraZ, with protein sequence MFRGIHQVSVDAKGRMSLPARLRDELSQYEEEGVVVTIDPVSRCLLLYPLSEWELIQQKLDKLPTFQPQARRLQRLLVGHATDLEVDKAGRILLPAPLREFARLDKKLTILGQGKKLEIWSQEEWDAQREDYLSQDALEDLQTESMMDISL encoded by the coding sequence GTGTTTAGAGGGATTCATCAAGTCAGTGTGGATGCAAAGGGGCGCATGTCGCTTCCTGCTCGCTTGCGTGATGAACTCAGTCAATATGAGGAAGAAGGTGTGGTGGTCACCATAGATCCTGTTTCTCGTTGTTTATTGCTTTATCCCTTATCGGAGTGGGAGTTAATTCAGCAGAAGTTAGACAAACTGCCTACTTTTCAGCCACAAGCAAGGCGTTTGCAACGTTTGCTAGTGGGACACGCTACCGATTTAGAAGTAGACAAGGCTGGGCGAATTTTATTGCCGGCGCCACTTCGAGAATTTGCGCGGCTTGATAAAAAGCTCACCATTCTTGGTCAAGGCAAAAAACTTGAAATTTGGAGTCAAGAAGAATGGGATGCGCAACGAGAAGATTATTTATCCCAAGATGCGCTTGAGGACTTACAGACAGAAAGCATGATGGATATCTCTTTATGA
- the mraY gene encoding phospho-N-acetylmuramoyl-pentapeptide-transferase, whose translation MLLLLTTYLSKYHTFFTVFNYLSLRAILGVLTALVISLLIGNKVIVMLQRLQIGQAVRDDGPQTHLSKAGTPTMGGALIIFSISVSTILWGDLTNHYVWLVLLVMLSFGAIGWVDDYRKVVEKNPRGLPAKWKYFWQSFFGLAAAVFLYITATTPVETSLIVPLFKDVAIPLGIFFVVLTYFVIVGTSNAVNLTDGLDGLAILPTVLVGGALGIFAYLTGNSQFSEYLLIPYVQGTGELLVFCAALAGAGLGFLWFNTYPAQIFMGDVGSLALGAALGVIAVVVRQELVLFIMGGVFVMETVSVILQVASYKLTKRRIFRMAPIHHHFELKGWAEPKVIVRFWIITVCLVLIGLATLKVR comes from the coding sequence ATGTTACTTCTTCTCACAACCTATTTAAGTAAGTACCACACCTTTTTTACGGTATTTAACTATCTATCATTACGCGCCATTTTAGGGGTGTTAACTGCCTTGGTGATCTCTTTATTAATTGGTAATAAGGTGATTGTCATGTTGCAGCGGTTACAAATTGGTCAGGCGGTTCGAGATGATGGCCCGCAAACCCATTTGTCAAAAGCAGGCACACCAACTATGGGTGGTGCACTCATTATTTTTTCCATTTCCGTTAGTACCATCTTATGGGGTGACTTAACTAATCATTATGTATGGCTAGTGTTGTTGGTGATGTTGAGTTTTGGAGCCATTGGCTGGGTAGACGACTATCGTAAAGTAGTTGAGAAGAATCCTCGTGGTTTACCGGCTAAATGGAAGTACTTTTGGCAGAGCTTCTTCGGTTTGGCAGCAGCCGTGTTTCTTTACATTACTGCCACAACACCAGTGGAAACTTCTCTGATTGTTCCTTTGTTTAAAGATGTCGCTATTCCTTTGGGAATCTTCTTTGTTGTGCTTACCTATTTTGTCATTGTTGGCACCAGTAACGCAGTGAACTTAACCGATGGTTTAGATGGCTTAGCGATTTTACCTACGGTACTGGTTGGTGGCGCGCTAGGTATTTTTGCTTACCTGACTGGTAATAGTCAGTTCTCTGAGTATTTGTTGATCCCCTATGTGCAGGGAACAGGTGAGTTATTGGTGTTTTGTGCCGCTTTGGCTGGTGCTGGATTAGGCTTTTTATGGTTTAACACTTACCCTGCACAAATTTTTATGGGGGATGTGGGGTCTTTGGCGTTAGGTGCTGCGCTTGGTGTAATTGCTGTTGTAGTTCGTCAGGAGTTGGTGCTTTTCATTATGGGTGGTGTATTCGTAATGGAAACGGTATCGGTTATTTTACAGGTAGCGTCCTATAAATTGACCAAGCGTCGTATTTTTAGAATGGCACCCATCCATCATCATTTTGAATTAAAAGGTTGGGCAGAACCTAAAGTCATTGTGCGTTTTTGGATCATTACTGTGTGTTTAGTTTTGATCGGTTTGGCTACTCTGAAAGTTCGCTAG
- a CDS encoding UDP-N-acetylmuramoyl-L-alanyl-D-glutamate--2,6-diaminopimelate ligase, translating to MPVISHQDILSLAGYSEQGSPHSAFYSHIETDSRKLDKDGVFFALPGVTSNGWDYLDDVVALGCQLAILPTGLNVKRQDIQLLAVDEPIDLMLSCLQKFGSMPAKMMAVTGTNGKSSICYYAAQLAEKVGQRSGLVGTFGIGPLGQLEAAEQTTPDILTMHKTLMSLAQQGVDYVAFEASSHALDQGRILGVTFQTAVFSNLTRDHLDYHLTMENYAAAKQKLFSYPSVENAVFCLDDEYVAFMAQPAINANCYFYSEANPQADFYTKDLQLEPTGCRFTLCHPEGEQAVFLPLLGRFNVQNALAALASLWQQTANKQNLIAALQSLQGAPGRMDKIEKQGAPLVVVDFAHTADALQSALSAVKEHTSGKLICVFGCGGDRDRGKRPLMMAAAMENADDVWLTSDNPRTESVAQIFADAVEKIDTEACYHQQADRRLAIRQAVMSASPNDVILIAGKGHETYQDIDGVKHHFDDKEEASKVLEEYVS from the coding sequence ATGCCAGTCATTTCTCATCAAGATATACTTTCATTAGCGGGCTACTCTGAACAGGGTAGCCCGCATTCTGCTTTTTATAGCCATATAGAAACGGATAGTCGAAAGCTGGATAAAGATGGTGTGTTTTTCGCTTTGCCGGGTGTGACCTCAAACGGTTGGGATTATCTAGATGATGTTGTTGCGTTAGGTTGTCAGCTGGCAATCTTACCTACTGGCTTGAACGTTAAGAGGCAAGATATTCAACTGCTTGCTGTGGATGAGCCAATTGATCTTATGCTCTCATGCTTGCAAAAATTTGGTTCAATGCCAGCCAAAATGATGGCGGTAACTGGCACCAATGGCAAATCTTCTATTTGTTATTATGCTGCGCAATTGGCTGAAAAAGTCGGTCAGCGAAGTGGTCTTGTTGGAACCTTTGGTATCGGCCCTCTAGGTCAATTAGAAGCCGCCGAACAAACCACGCCAGACATTTTGACAATGCATAAAACCTTAATGTCCCTCGCACAGCAGGGCGTAGATTATGTGGCGTTTGAAGCATCTTCTCATGCCCTTGATCAAGGGCGTATTTTAGGAGTGACCTTTCAAACCGCAGTGTTTTCCAATCTAACCCGAGATCATCTAGATTATCACCTTACCATGGAAAATTACGCTGCAGCCAAGCAGAAATTGTTCTCTTACCCAAGCGTTGAGAATGCGGTCTTTTGTTTAGATGATGAATATGTTGCTTTTATGGCGCAACCTGCCATTAATGCTAATTGCTATTTTTACAGTGAGGCGAATCCGCAAGCCGATTTTTACACCAAGGATTTGCAACTTGAGCCAACAGGTTGTCGTTTTACTTTATGCCATCCTGAAGGTGAACAAGCTGTCTTTTTACCTCTATTAGGTCGATTTAATGTGCAAAATGCGTTGGCTGCATTGGCTTCACTCTGGCAGCAAACTGCGAATAAACAAAATTTAATTGCGGCATTACAGAGCTTGCAAGGTGCGCCAGGTCGAATGGATAAGATAGAAAAGCAAGGTGCGCCGTTAGTGGTAGTGGACTTTGCACACACAGCAGATGCTTTGCAGAGTGCTTTATCTGCAGTCAAAGAGCATACTAGTGGTAAGCTTATTTGTGTGTTTGGTTGCGGTGGCGATAGGGACAGAGGAAAGCGTCCTTTGATGATGGCAGCAGCAATGGAAAACGCCGATGATGTATGGCTAACCTCTGATAATCCACGTACTGAATCAGTCGCGCAAATATTTGCAGATGCGGTAGAGAAAATTGACACAGAGGCCTGTTATCATCAGCAAGCAGATCGGCGCTTGGCAATTCGTCAAGCAGTGATGTCAGCTTCGCCAAATGATGTTATTTTAATTGCTGGTAAAGGACATGAGACTTACCAAGATATTGATGGTGTTAAACATCATTTTGATGACAAAGAAGAAGCCAGTAAGGTGTTAGAAGAATATGTTAGTTAA
- the murD gene encoding UDP-N-acetylmuramoyl-L-alanine--D-glutamate ligase, producing MSLIGSDRIRAVVGLGATGVSCARFLSSKDLDFYVVDSRTQPPGLEEVKAHCPEDRIMVGDLDVLESLGVTELFVSPGISLKTPVLKRLAEKGVAMRGDIDLFCDYANAPFVAITGSNAKSTVTTLLAKLLQALGKKAIAGGNLGLPALDLLADDKDYYVLELSSFQLETTHALKADVACLLNVSEDHMDRYDDLYEYQRAKQRVYRGCKAAVCNKQDILTAPLLAEGVPVRAFTTKSPDLKEFGLLADGEGAWLCRGVERLYHTDNIALQGSHNHANVLACLAMLELLKVDIKAPQVAEVLASFGGLEHRCETVRKYLGVTYINDSKGTNVGATLAALQGLGSSRKNIILIAGGEGKGADFSSLAKPLQQFVRHLYLFGKDAERIAHIVPEDVVFSRCETLDEIVLAASSMAEEGDIVLFSPACASLDMYKNYEVRGQHFVSLVNAL from the coding sequence ATGTCGTTAATCGGGTCAGATCGAATAAGAGCCGTTGTCGGCTTGGGAGCGACAGGGGTATCTTGTGCCCGTTTTTTGTCTTCAAAAGACTTGGACTTTTATGTGGTGGATTCGCGAACGCAACCACCCGGGCTTGAAGAGGTAAAGGCTCATTGTCCTGAAGATCGAATCATGGTGGGTGATCTGGATGTGCTTGAAAGTCTTGGGGTGACTGAATTGTTTGTCAGTCCAGGTATTTCTTTAAAAACGCCAGTTTTGAAACGCTTAGCTGAAAAGGGTGTTGCTATGCGTGGTGACATAGATTTGTTTTGTGATTACGCCAATGCACCCTTTGTGGCCATTACAGGATCAAATGCCAAAAGTACTGTCACAACCTTGTTGGCTAAGTTGCTCCAAGCCTTGGGGAAAAAGGCCATAGCTGGCGGTAATCTCGGTTTACCAGCATTAGATTTATTAGCAGATGATAAAGACTATTATGTGCTGGAATTGTCCAGCTTTCAGTTGGAAACGACTCATGCCTTGAAAGCAGATGTGGCATGTTTGCTCAACGTTTCAGAAGATCATATGGATCGTTATGACGATTTATATGAATATCAAAGAGCCAAACAACGGGTTTATCGTGGTTGTAAAGCAGCAGTCTGTAATAAGCAAGATATTCTCACTGCACCTTTATTAGCTGAAGGTGTCCCTGTGCGAGCCTTTACAACAAAAAGTCCTGACCTTAAAGAATTTGGTCTTCTAGCTGATGGTGAAGGAGCTTGGTTGTGTCGTGGTGTGGAGCGTCTTTACCATACAGATAATATCGCATTACAAGGCTCTCATAATCATGCCAATGTGTTGGCTTGTTTGGCGATGTTGGAATTGCTTAAAGTTGATATTAAGGCACCACAAGTTGCTGAAGTACTAGCAAGCTTTGGCGGTTTAGAGCATCGCTGTGAGACGGTGCGTAAGTATCTGGGAGTTACATACATTAATGACTCGAAAGGTACTAATGTGGGTGCTACTTTGGCGGCATTACAAGGATTAGGAAGCAGTCGAAAGAATATTATTTTGATCGCGGGAGGAGAAGGTAAGGGAGCTGATTTCAGTAGCTTAGCGAAACCGCTACAGCAATTTGTACGACACTTATATTTGTTTGGTAAAGACGCTGAACGTATTGCACACATTGTACCTGAAGATGTGGTTTTTTCGCGCTGTGAGACCTTGGATGAGATTGTACTTGCAGCCTCGTCAATGGCTGAAGAGGGCGACATAGTCCTGTTTTCACCCGCTTGCGCCAGCTTGGATATGTACAAAAACTATGAAGTGCGAGGTCAGCACTTTGTTTCTCTGGTTAATGCTCTATGA
- the ftsW gene encoding putative lipid II flippase FtsW: protein MKWLSLFDRVSLDEFSRVDALFLTSVTAILALGLIMVSSASISISESVHGHPYFFMVRQTIYLVLGLIFGWIMLSLPTSQLQKWGILMMGLSLVLLILVLVPGIGKSVNGSRRWINLVLFNLQASEVAKVCMVVYVSGYLVRRADRVRQGWVGFVLPLCLCSIFLLFLLLEPDFGASVVLLGTVMVLLFLGGAPLYQFLLLMAAAVSMLALVAVSESYRLKRLMNFVDPWADPFNEGYQLSQALIAYGRGEWFGLGLGNSVQKLSYLPEAHTDFVFSIWVEETGMMGGLLLILLFGLMVSRAFKIGYKAMSLGQPFAAYMSFGFAILILAQVIINIGVNTGFLPTKGLTLPLISFGGSSLIITMASLFVIARVDVENRRAEGSVINNSLTKESAG, encoded by the coding sequence ATGAAGTGGTTGAGCCTTTTTGATCGCGTGTCGTTGGATGAATTTTCGCGAGTTGATGCCTTGTTTCTGACTTCCGTCACTGCGATTTTGGCGTTGGGTCTTATTATGGTGTCCAGCGCTTCTATTTCTATTTCTGAAAGTGTTCATGGTCACCCTTATTTCTTTATGGTTCGTCAAACGATTTACCTTGTTTTAGGACTGATTTTTGGTTGGATTATGCTGTCTTTGCCAACCAGTCAGCTGCAAAAATGGGGGATTTTGATGATGGGCCTGTCTCTGGTATTGCTGATTTTGGTATTAGTGCCGGGCATTGGAAAAAGCGTCAATGGTAGTCGTCGCTGGATAAATCTGGTGTTGTTTAATCTGCAAGCGTCGGAAGTAGCGAAAGTCTGTATGGTGGTCTACGTGTCTGGCTACTTGGTGCGCCGCGCTGATCGTGTACGACAAGGTTGGGTTGGCTTCGTGCTGCCTTTGTGTCTGTGCAGTATTTTTTTATTGTTTTTACTATTAGAGCCAGACTTTGGAGCCTCTGTTGTATTGCTTGGCACCGTGATGGTGTTGTTGTTTTTAGGTGGTGCTCCTCTGTATCAGTTTTTGTTACTGATGGCCGCAGCGGTTTCCATGTTGGCTTTGGTGGCTGTGTCGGAAAGTTATCGCCTCAAGCGCTTGATGAATTTTGTCGATCCGTGGGCAGATCCTTTTAATGAAGGTTATCAATTGAGTCAGGCCTTAATCGCTTACGGTCGGGGTGAATGGTTTGGTTTAGGCCTGGGCAACAGTGTGCAGAAGTTATCATATTTGCCAGAAGCTCATACCGATTTTGTGTTTTCAATTTGGGTAGAGGAGACCGGAATGATGGGGGGCCTCTTGCTAATACTGTTATTTGGTTTGATGGTCAGTCGCGCTTTTAAAATAGGTTATAAGGCTATGTCTCTTGGGCAGCCTTTCGCCGCATACATGAGTTTTGGGTTCGCTATTTTAATACTGGCTCAAGTCATCATTAATATTGGTGTCAATACAGGTTTTTTACCTACTAAGGGGCTGACTTTGCCATTAATTAGCTTTGGTGGCAGTAGTCTCATTATTACTATGGCAAGTTTGTTTGTTATTGCTCGAGTGGATGTAGAAAACCGTCGTGCAGAAGGTTCTGTTATTAACAATAGCCTAACAAAAGAGAGTGCAGGATGA
- the rsmH gene encoding 16S rRNA (cytosine(1402)-N(4))-methyltransferase RsmH translates to MTNAEHEHISVMLNESVDMLVTNPDGDYLDGTFGRGGHTRLVLSQLNKGRLLGFDKDPVAIGFGRQLEQEDARFHIVQDSFANMQEHISVVFGTEKIDGVMMDLGVSSPQLDDAERGFSFMNDGPLDMRMNPNEGMSAAEWIAHVEEKELADVMYQYGEERFSRRIAKAICEYRVHTPIVSTLQLAKIIAEANPAWEKGKNPATRAFQGIRIHINNELGDLEKGLEAAVDALKVGGRLVVISFHSLEDRIVKRFMKLKSKGPELPRHLPIQNAHLDIKFKTVGKAIKPSKNEVNDNVRSRSAVLRVLERVSE, encoded by the coding sequence ATGACAAATGCCGAACACGAACACATAAGTGTAATGCTTAATGAATCCGTCGATATGTTGGTGACCAACCCGGATGGGGATTATCTCGATGGTACCTTTGGGCGAGGTGGGCATACACGTTTGGTGTTAAGTCAGCTGAATAAAGGGCGTTTGTTAGGGTTTGATAAAGATCCTGTGGCGATTGGGTTTGGTCGACAACTTGAGCAAGAAGATGCGCGCTTTCACATCGTGCAAGACAGTTTTGCCAATATGCAAGAGCACATTTCAGTCGTATTTGGAACTGAGAAGATTGATGGCGTCATGATGGACTTGGGTGTTTCATCGCCTCAGCTGGATGATGCTGAGCGTGGTTTTAGTTTTATGAATGATGGCCCATTGGATATGCGTATGAATCCAAATGAGGGTATGAGTGCGGCTGAATGGATTGCTCACGTAGAAGAAAAAGAGTTAGCAGATGTCATGTATCAATACGGTGAAGAACGTTTTTCCCGCCGTATTGCTAAAGCAATATGTGAATATCGAGTGCATACGCCGATTGTCAGTACCTTGCAATTGGCGAAAATTATTGCGGAAGCAAATCCAGCTTGGGAAAAAGGCAAAAACCCTGCAACACGCGCCTTTCAAGGAATTCGAATTCATATAAATAATGAATTGGGTGATTTAGAAAAAGGTCTAGAAGCGGCAGTGGATGCTCTTAAAGTAGGTGGTCGTTTAGTAGTGATCAGCTTTCACTCATTGGAAGACCGTATTGTTAAGCGCTTTATGAAATTGAAGTCCAAAGGACCGGAATTGCCTCGACACTTACCGATTCAGAATGCGCATTTGGACATCAAATTCAAAACAGTAGGTAAGGCAATTAAACCTTCTAAGAATGAGGTAAATGATAATGTTCGCTCGCGCAGTGCGGTATTAAGAGTATTGGAGCGTGTCAGTGAATAA
- the ftsL gene encoding cell division protein FtsL: MNKSRFTPIIFLFGVVVLTLVSLFVVVQVYEFRQDFSYLQKLKQEEVDFEVKWGQLLLEQSALTQPSRLEQTAIKDLNMHAPSQNELIIVKP; encoded by the coding sequence GTGAATAAATCGAGATTCACACCCATCATCTTTTTATTTGGTGTGGTGGTGCTGACTCTGGTTTCTTTGTTCGTTGTGGTACAGGTTTATGAGTTTCGACAAGATTTTTCTTATTTACAAAAACTCAAGCAAGAAGAAGTGGATTTTGAAGTGAAATGGGGGCAGTTGCTTTTGGAGCAAAGTGCTTTAACTCAACCAAGTCGGTTGGAGCAGACAGCAATAAAGGATCTAAATATGCATGCGCCATCTCAAAATGAATTGATAATAGTGAAACCATGA
- the murF gene encoding UDP-N-acetylmuramoyl-tripeptide--D-alanyl-D-alanine ligase: protein MLVKLSLEEMALACDGELVGDNQFVESVITDTRKIEPSSVFVALRGEHFDGHDFAYQAIEMGAVCVVSDSELQGICHIKVEDTRVAYGRIANLIRHAFQGPVICITGSNGKTTVKDWLAQSLSHKNVLKTRANLNNQIGLPQTLLELQPYHEVAVIEAGTNYPGEIASLASIAQPDVVILTNASGSHFEGLGSLEGIAIEKGSLITGAADNATVILNSDDAFFDYWCGIAGQRKVLSFGFTDKASLFAKDIVLGAQSSQVTLCYQGETLSVEVGSPGRHQIANGMAIVLALMTVGMSFTDAAGKLAQAVQVSGRLERLNTKKGALLINDCYNANPTSVKAAIDVLTMQAASATWLVLGGLGELGERQDEFHAELGEYAKQKDVSHLVCLGPLAAIAGKTFENLGGDAHFCDHHEEAAVVVQELDKNHAILVKGSRSAKMEKIVEKLKD, encoded by the coding sequence ATGTTAGTTAAATTGTCTCTGGAAGAAATGGCCCTCGCTTGTGATGGCGAACTGGTGGGAGACAATCAATTTGTTGAAAGTGTTATCACAGATACCCGCAAAATCGAGCCTAGTAGTGTCTTTGTTGCCTTACGTGGTGAGCATTTTGATGGTCACGACTTTGCCTATCAAGCCATTGAAATGGGGGCAGTCTGTGTAGTCAGTGATAGTGAGTTGCAAGGCATTTGTCATATTAAAGTGGAAGATACTCGAGTGGCGTATGGTCGAATTGCTAATCTAATACGTCATGCATTTCAAGGGCCGGTGATTTGCATTACTGGTAGCAATGGTAAAACCACTGTAAAAGACTGGCTTGCCCAATCCCTCAGTCATAAAAATGTGTTAAAAACCCGCGCTAACTTAAACAACCAAATTGGTTTACCGCAAACCTTACTGGAATTACAACCATACCATGAAGTGGCCGTGATTGAGGCTGGTACCAATTATCCTGGTGAAATTGCCAGTTTGGCGAGTATTGCTCAGCCAGATGTGGTGATTTTGACAAATGCCAGTGGTAGTCATTTTGAAGGTTTGGGCAGCTTAGAAGGCATTGCCATCGAAAAAGGCAGTTTAATTACGGGAGCTGCAGACAATGCCACTGTGATTTTGAATTCAGACGATGCTTTTTTTGATTATTGGTGTGGTATTGCTGGACAACGCAAGGTCTTGTCATTTGGTTTTACTGATAAAGCCAGTTTATTTGCCAAAGATATTGTGCTCGGTGCGCAATCTAGCCAAGTTACTTTGTGCTATCAAGGTGAAACTTTGTCTGTCGAAGTAGGAAGTCCTGGGCGTCACCAAATTGCCAATGGTATGGCGATTGTGTTGGCCTTGATGACAGTCGGAATGTCTTTTACTGATGCCGCTGGGAAATTGGCGCAAGCTGTTCAGGTGTCAGGTCGTTTGGAGCGTCTAAATACAAAAAAAGGCGCTCTGTTGATCAATGATTGTTACAATGCGAACCCCACTTCGGTGAAAGCGGCCATTGATGTGCTAACTATGCAAGCTGCCTCGGCAACTTGGTTGGTTTTGGGGGGATTGGGGGAGCTTGGCGAGCGTCAAGATGAATTTCATGCCGAACTAGGAGAGTATGCAAAGCAAAAAGACGTGTCACATTTGGTCTGTTTAGGGCCATTGGCAGCGATTGCAGGAAAAACTTTTGAGAATTTAGGTGGTGATGCGCATTTTTGTGATCACCATGAAGAAGCGGCTGTTGTTGTGCAAGAGCTAGATAAAAACCACGCTATTTTAGTGAAGGGCTCTCGCTCCGCTAAGATGGAAAAAATTGTAGAAAAATTAAAAGATTAG